Proteins from one Candidatus Binatia bacterium genomic window:
- a CDS encoding alkaline phosphatase family protein, which translates to MRLRYIASFVLLAAAGCASSSQPSLPYMQSGNAVRALAGTGAGKITHVIFVVQENRSFDNLFQGYPGADTVSKGLNSSGQTITLQPSSLKNVYVIDHSAYAMFAACNGTGTVPGTQCKMNGFNNEGAYGGPANPQYVYVPHSESKPYFDMAHEWVVGDRMFQSQLDESFVAHQYVIAAQAASSVDLPASLIWGCAGGKYDTVATITQNRNPYGPQQQACFDYTTLGDELDTAHLSWHFYAARFGNDAGGNGGTWSAYQAIRHIFRGPDWKHDVVSPNWRFITDVRAGKLANFTWITPLCAESDHLECGGGYGPSWIAAIVDTVGASKFWNSTAIFVQWDDWGGFYDHVAPKYQDYDGVGFRVPLLVISPYAKKDHVSHVHYETASVLRFAEDLYGLPNLAAADKRAASPAGDCFDFSQAPRPFVFIKAPYPAKFFLHHRFESDYFAPDYE; encoded by the coding sequence ATGAGGCTGCGTTATATCGCGTCGTTCGTTCTCCTGGCCGCTGCAGGCTGCGCGTCCAGTTCGCAACCGTCGCTGCCCTACATGCAAAGCGGCAACGCAGTGCGCGCTCTCGCGGGCACGGGCGCGGGCAAGATCACGCACGTGATCTTCGTCGTGCAGGAAAACCGCAGCTTCGACAACCTGTTCCAAGGCTATCCGGGCGCGGATACCGTCTCCAAGGGGTTGAACTCGAGCGGGCAGACGATCACGCTGCAACCGTCGTCGCTCAAGAACGTCTACGTTATCGATCACTCGGCGTACGCGATGTTCGCGGCGTGCAACGGCACGGGCACGGTTCCCGGAACCCAATGCAAGATGAACGGCTTCAACAATGAGGGCGCGTATGGAGGGCCCGCCAACCCGCAATACGTCTACGTGCCGCATAGCGAGTCGAAGCCATACTTCGACATGGCCCACGAGTGGGTCGTCGGAGATCGTATGTTTCAGTCGCAGCTCGACGAGAGCTTCGTAGCACACCAGTATGTGATCGCCGCGCAGGCAGCGTCGAGCGTCGATTTGCCGGCCTCGCTCATTTGGGGATGCGCGGGGGGCAAGTACGATACCGTCGCGACGATCACTCAGAACCGCAACCCCTACGGGCCGCAGCAGCAGGCCTGCTTCGACTACACGACGCTGGGCGACGAGCTCGACACGGCGCACCTATCCTGGCACTTCTACGCCGCGCGCTTCGGCAACGACGCCGGAGGCAACGGCGGGACGTGGTCCGCCTATCAGGCGATTCGGCACATCTTCAGGGGCCCCGATTGGAAGCACGACGTCGTTTCTCCGAACTGGCGGTTCATCACCGACGTGCGCGCCGGCAAGCTGGCCAACTTCACGTGGATCACGCCGTTGTGCGCGGAATCGGACCACCTCGAATGCGGCGGCGGCTACGGACCGTCGTGGATCGCCGCGATCGTCGACACCGTCGGCGCGAGCAAGTTCTGGAACTCGACGGCGATCTTCGTGCAGTGGGACGACTGGGGCGGCTTCTACGACCACGTCGCTCCGAAGTACCAGGATTACGACGGCGTGGGATTCCGCGTTCCGCTCTTAGTGATTTCGCCGTACGCGAAGAAGGACCACGTGTCGCACGTCCACTACGAGACAGCTAGCGTGCTGCGCTTCGCCGAGGACCTCTACGGCCTGCCGAATCTCGCCGCGGCGGACAAACGCGCCGCATCGCCGGCCGGCGACTGCTTCGACTTCTCGCAGGCGCCGCGTCCGTTCGTGTTCATCAAGGCCCCGTATCCGGCGAAGTTCTTCCTTCACCATCGCTTCGAGAGCGACTACTTCGCTCCCGACTACGAATAA
- a CDS encoding phage holin family protein, translated as MNWLLRFLINALVFYCIGKFVPGFYHNVSVWNAIIAAIVFGVVNMLIGPILRLISLPLTWITHGLFALVINYLLFVITVRLIHFYDPSSGVNPWLADLYGALIMTVVSVLVAMGASQEASRA; from the coding sequence GTGAACTGGTTGCTACGGTTTCTCATCAATGCCCTCGTCTTCTACTGCATCGGGAAATTCGTCCCCGGCTTCTACCACAACGTTAGCGTATGGAATGCCATCATCGCGGCGATTGTTTTTGGCGTGGTCAACATGCTTATCGGTCCGATTCTTCGGTTGATCTCACTGCCTCTCACCTGGATCACGCACGGCCTATTTGCCCTCGTGATCAACTACCTGCTGTTCGTGATCACCGTGCGGCTCATCCACTTCTACGATCCGTCGAGCGGCGTCAATCCCTGGCTCGCCGACTTGTACGGCGCGCTCATCATGACGGTCGTCTCGGTGCTCGTCGCAATGGGTGCTAGCCAAGAGGCGTCGCGGGCGTAA
- the uvrC gene encoding excinuclease ABC subunit UvrC, whose product MTALETLAQIPDAPGVYLMIGRDGEILYIGKAISLRSRVRSYFQEGAVHHPRTTAMVEKVADVRTIVVTNEVEALILEANLIKRHQPPFNVRLRDDKRYPYLKVTNEPFPRVVFTRMVRNDGARYFGPYTNAHGLRELIDLVRLVFPLRTCREPIDGRRMRPCLQYHIKRCLAPCVGYQTEEDYDRTIDEVVLFLEGKQDSLLARLQREMAESAGHLNFEAAARIRDRIVQVRRVTENQKVVWKSRLDMDLVAIARAQGQACMQVFLVRGGKLIGQEYFILEGVYEQSDEELTSEFLKQFYTARTAGAPEDNTVSLARVARDNQAPVPEKRRARAQAAAVPKELLVSALPDERATIEAWLSDVKGQRVRILQPQRGARAEYLRLVRKNAEQNLKAFLAHQEVQETAQARALTDLADALELPEPPHRIECYDVSNIQGTNPTASMVVFVEGRAKKSEYRKFKIQYDRGPNDFAMMQETLRRRLRYLRRETDRTETPLERELAKKEKFNKKPDLLLIDGGKGQLSAVVEVLEELDMTGLAVAGLAKEHEWLYLPNQPDPIVLPANSPALHLVARIRDEAHRFAVTYHRQRRDKSMTRSALDALAGVGPVRRKRLLSAFGSPAGIRRAGLSEIAAVKGMTPALAAKIKQELEGGYR is encoded by the coding sequence ATCCGCGCACGACCGCCATGGTGGAGAAGGTCGCCGATGTGCGAACGATCGTCGTGACCAACGAGGTCGAGGCGCTGATACTCGAGGCCAACCTCATCAAGCGCCATCAGCCCCCGTTTAACGTCCGGCTGCGCGACGACAAACGCTATCCTTATCTCAAGGTCACCAACGAGCCGTTTCCGAGGGTCGTGTTTACGCGGATGGTCCGCAACGACGGGGCGCGCTACTTCGGACCGTATACGAACGCACACGGGCTGCGCGAGCTGATCGATTTGGTGCGACTGGTCTTTCCGCTGCGCACGTGCCGCGAGCCGATCGACGGGCGCCGCATGCGTCCCTGCCTGCAGTATCACATCAAGCGCTGCCTGGCGCCGTGCGTCGGATATCAAACGGAAGAAGATTACGATCGGACGATCGACGAGGTCGTGCTGTTCCTCGAAGGCAAGCAAGACTCGCTGCTGGCGCGGCTGCAGCGAGAGATGGCTGAATCGGCCGGGCACTTGAACTTCGAGGCGGCCGCGCGCATTCGCGATCGCATCGTTCAGGTGCGCCGGGTCACCGAGAATCAGAAGGTCGTATGGAAGTCGCGGCTCGACATGGATCTCGTCGCGATCGCTCGCGCGCAGGGGCAGGCCTGCATGCAAGTCTTCCTCGTGCGCGGCGGCAAGCTGATCGGCCAGGAGTACTTCATTCTGGAGGGCGTCTACGAACAATCCGACGAGGAGCTGACGAGCGAGTTTCTCAAGCAATTCTATACGGCGCGCACGGCGGGTGCGCCGGAAGACAACACCGTCTCGCTCGCGCGCGTCGCCCGCGACAACCAGGCGCCGGTGCCGGAGAAGCGCCGGGCGAGAGCGCAGGCCGCGGCCGTACCGAAGGAGCTGCTCGTCTCGGCGCTTCCGGACGAGCGCGCGACGATCGAAGCGTGGCTTTCTGACGTGAAGGGCCAGCGCGTTCGTATCCTGCAGCCGCAGCGCGGTGCCCGCGCCGAGTATCTGCGGCTCGTGCGGAAGAACGCGGAGCAAAACCTGAAGGCGTTCTTGGCGCATCAAGAAGTGCAGGAGACGGCTCAGGCGCGCGCGCTCACCGATCTCGCCGACGCGCTCGAGCTCCCCGAGCCGCCGCATCGCATCGAATGCTATGACGTCTCGAACATTCAGGGTACCAATCCGACGGCGTCGATGGTCGTATTCGTCGAGGGTCGCGCAAAGAAGAGCGAGTACCGAAAGTTCAAGATTCAATACGATCGCGGACCCAACGACTTTGCGATGATGCAGGAGACGCTGCGGCGCCGGCTCCGCTATCTGCGCCGCGAGACCGATCGAACGGAAACGCCGCTCGAGCGGGAGCTGGCGAAGAAAGAAAAGTTCAACAAGAAGCCTGACCTGCTACTGATCGACGGGGGGAAGGGCCAGCTCAGCGCCGTCGTCGAGGTGCTCGAGGAGCTGGACATGACGGGCCTCGCCGTGGCTGGCCTGGCCAAGGAGCACGAGTGGCTCTATTTGCCGAATCAGCCCGACCCAATCGTCTTGCCCGCCAACTCTCCGGCCCTGCACCTGGTTGCGCGAATCCGCGATGAAGCCCACCGATTCGCCGTGACGTACCATCGCCAGCGGCGGGACAAATCGATGACGCGCTCGGCCCTCGACGCGCTCGCGGGCGTCGGCCCCGTTCGCCGCAAGCGCCTTCTCTCGGCCTTCGGCTCCCCGGCCGGTATTCGCCGCGCCGGCCTCTCCGAAATTGCGGCCGTCAAAGGGATGACGCCCGCGTTGGCCGCAAAGATTAAGCAAGAGCTGGAAGGAGGCTACAGATAG